A single region of the Plasmodium malariae genome assembly, chromosome: 7 genome encodes:
- the PmUG01_07050300 gene encoding PIR protein, translated as MVKPNVSKKDKIFYHFDEDNEPMDDERIELLSPLKKDHADLYKIGCMLNNSIRNKDSMPVLIDDSVNDVEYCYLLNEWLNKKQFKYISEGPNCENKTKLWEEKIEELWDPLIKLAYVNFSCERNKIVYNCSISSELKNTLSVCFTLLGIFLITFFFLYKFSPFGHRVDSCLNKKKRIKQNIVPECSCELTEGCYDNGESHSEKGRIRIHYHSA; from the exons atggTG AAACCAAATGTAAGTAagaaagataaaattttttatcattttgatGAAGATAACGAGCCTATGGATGATGAAAGAATTGAATTATTAAGTCCTTTAAAGAAGGATCATGCAgacttatataaaattggCTGTATGcttaataatagtattagAAATAAAGATTCGATGCCTGTATTAATTGATGACAGTGTTAATGATGTTGAATACTGCTATTTATTGAATGAAtggttaaataaaaaacaatttaaatatatttcagaAGGACCTAATTGtgaaaacaaaacaaaattatgggaagaaaaaattgaGGAATTGTGGGATCCATTAATAAAGCTTGcatatgttaatttttcgtgtgaaagaaataaaattgtcTATAATTGTTCTATTTCATCTGAACTGAAGAATACATTATCTGTGTGTTTTACACTTCTAggaatttttcttattacttttttttttttgtataaa tttaGTCCCTTTGGACACAGGGTTGACAGTTgtctaaataaaaaaaaaagaataaaacagAATATAGTTCCAGAATGTTCATGTGAATTAACTGAAGGTTGTTATGATAATGGGGAGTCACATTCTGAAAAAGGAAGAATAAGGATTCATTACCACTCTGCATGA